The window agaaacaaaaattggtatattatgtataaatttttatttcaacattaCACACATTTACATTCCTATTTAACAGtagctttaatattatttaagcgtatcttaaaaaatatgaaaatttatttaattaacgcgTGCATAGAGCAGCTAGTGCAGGTGgcaataattgcaaaaatgcAAATTGGACGAAATTTAGgaacaaaatgtttaaaaagaagTACAGACAAGAACACGTAcacaaatttttcgttttttcaacTACAAGAAGATTGATTGCATGTAAGTATCCGTGGCTTCTttctaatgataattaatctaaaataattagtgTAGCATATGATACTATGTTGCATGATAACGTTTTAAACAGTTACTAAAGAATTCTTATATGTATTACTTCAGTTATAAACTAAGTAAGCTCTAAGAATATGTATAGATTTATAAGCTCTAAATTAGCATTTTCTCGATAGAATTGTTTGTATCTAGCAGGGATAAAATagctaagaaaaaaaaatgtacatacTATTATCTTGGATATGGTATGGTGATTTATTGTTAAtcgtagatatatatttttttttttaataaaccgcGTTAACAATTATAAAGGTACAGTTAATTACGTCCGCACAAAGTCACGGATAATTCGAAGTACATATAATAACGATGTGTGTACAATTGTAAATATGTATTCATTtgtatactttaaaaattgtgtCATTTCTATCtcatgataaattttagaaaagaatatagattataattataaatatataatcagttTGTTGAGTTAACTATTAAATACttgatacttttatttttagtttgaatgaaaatttatgtaaggtatataaattcatgcggttaaaaaattatgtaaatgaatggtagttttcatataattcaatattatattgtataaagtcttgaaactttatattatgaaaatcataATAGTAGTATAATAACGTTTTCaccattcataaaaatatgtatattatctaTGTTTATGcaggtaaataatttaagatactGTATCTTTGATTAGGGAATAAAATCacaaacattataaatttctttctcaaatCCCATACATATAACAgagattatgattaaaaatgctCCAATAATACTAGTTGATGTAGGTTGATctccaaaaaaatatatttgtacaatataagccaaaataatatctaaagaTCTAGTCACTGATACTTTTCCAGCACcttctatttttaatgcatTAGTCACTAAAATTTGACCTGATAATCCAGTTAGTgctattaacaatattttactcCAAGTAATCCaatcatatgaaaattttgatttttgttctTGATTATCTgatacaagaaagaaaaaaaatactgcTGTAACAAGTGACCACCAAGATAGATTAAAGATAATTGCTGAGTAATGAATTTCTGAACATTTTCTcataataactatattaagAGCTGTAAAAAGAGTTGCTAAAATAGCACACACATATCCCATCACATTGTATGATTCAGCTCTATGTatctaaagaaagaaatattttatgtcaaattgttgatttatagaaattttataaaatattattcttttacctGAAATAAAAAAGGTGGTTTA is drawn from Apis mellifera strain DH4 linkage group LG5, Amel_HAv3.1, whole genome shotgun sequence and contains these coding sequences:
- the LOC724388 gene encoding solute carrier family 35 member G1 codes for the protein MKFSIESTASYNSIHPAYHYTEQFANNAETYQESTKWFGIFLAFLSGTFFTISSALVKAVQNVHPMVLLTIRSVLQMIVMAVVAFKVSKNLFGPKGQRMLLHLQGIIGGATLSLLYYSFRKLPIGDATTIIFSSPVIVIALSFIFLKEPCGILRVIVMCALFAGVIFVSKPPFLFQIHRAESYNVMGYVCAILATLFTALNIVIMRKCSEIHYSAIIFNLSWWSLVTAVFFFFLVSDNQEQKSKFSYDWITWSKILLIALTGLSGQILVTNALKIEGAGKVSVTRSLDIILAYIVQIYFFGDQPTSTSIIGAFLIIISVICMGFEKEIYNVCDFIP